A single genomic interval of Amycolatopsis albispora harbors:
- a CDS encoding acyl-CoA desaturase, whose product MTATLERPRAEPMLDGEQSGTENFLVKLFAVVPLLALAAAVPIAWGWGLGWTDLGLALGFYLLTALGVTVGYHRYFTHGAFKANRGLRIALAVAGSMAMQGPVIGWVADHRRHHAYADREGDPHSPWRYGTSAGALAKGFWHAHMGWLFDREKTNAKRFAPDLLADRDLARIDRLFPVLTVVTLLSPALLGGLLTMSWWGALTAFFWAGLVRVAVLHHVTWSVNSLCHLIGDRPFAARDKSANFWPLALASMGESWHNSHHADPTGARHGVRRGQVDISARLIWMFEKLGWATDVRWPRPERLARKLNPR is encoded by the coding sequence ATGACCGCCACCCTCGAGCGGCCGCGGGCCGAACCGATGCTCGACGGCGAGCAGAGCGGCACCGAGAACTTCCTGGTCAAGCTGTTCGCCGTGGTACCGCTGCTGGCACTGGCCGCGGCCGTGCCGATCGCCTGGGGCTGGGGCCTCGGCTGGACCGATCTCGGCCTGGCGCTGGGCTTCTACCTGCTCACCGCGCTCGGCGTGACGGTCGGTTACCACCGGTACTTCACCCACGGCGCGTTCAAGGCCAACCGCGGCCTGCGGATCGCGCTCGCGGTGGCGGGCAGCATGGCCATGCAGGGCCCGGTGATCGGCTGGGTCGCCGACCACCGCCGCCATCACGCCTACGCCGACCGCGAGGGCGACCCGCATTCGCCGTGGCGCTACGGCACCTCGGCCGGTGCGCTGGCCAAGGGCTTCTGGCACGCCCACATGGGCTGGCTGTTCGACCGGGAGAAGACCAACGCCAAGCGGTTCGCGCCCGATCTGCTCGCCGACCGCGACCTGGCCAGGATCGATCGGCTGTTCCCGGTGCTGACCGTGGTGACACTGCTCTCACCGGCGTTGCTCGGCGGCCTGCTCACCATGTCCTGGTGGGGTGCGCTGACCGCGTTCTTCTGGGCCGGGCTGGTCCGGGTCGCGGTGCTGCACCACGTCACCTGGTCGGTCAACTCGCTGTGTCACCTGATCGGGGACAGGCCGTTCGCTGCCCGTGACAAGTCGGCCAACTTCTGGCCGCTCGCCCTCGCTTCGATGGGGGAGTCGTGGCACAACTCGCACCACGCCGACCCCACCGGTGCCCGGCACGGCGTCCGGCGCGGTCAGGTCGACATTTCCGCCCGGCTGATCTGGATGTTCGAGAAGCTGGGCTGGGCCACCGACGTGCGCTGGCCCAGGCCCGAGCGTCTCGCGCGCAAGCTCAACCCGCGCTAG
- a CDS encoding nitroreductase/quinone reductase family protein, with protein sequence MPHDVVLKLMNGAHRGLLKVTGGRVGWQAAGMPVLELTTVGRKSGQKRSVMLTAPVHDGDTLVVVASRGGDDHHPAWFLNLRANPEVEVALQGAPAKPMRARVATAEERAELWPRISGDFRNYRGYQEKTDREIPLVLLEPR encoded by the coding sequence ATGCCACACGACGTCGTGCTCAAACTGATGAACGGGGCCCACCGCGGCCTGCTCAAGGTCACCGGCGGCCGGGTGGGCTGGCAGGCGGCGGGCATGCCCGTGCTGGAACTGACCACCGTCGGCCGCAAGTCCGGGCAGAAGCGCTCGGTCATGCTGACCGCGCCCGTGCACGACGGCGACACGCTGGTGGTGGTCGCTTCGCGTGGTGGAGACGACCACCATCCCGCGTGGTTTCTGAACCTGCGCGCCAATCCCGAAGTCGAGGTGGCGCTGCAGGGCGCGCCCGCGAAACCGATGCGCGCCAGGGTGGCCACCGCCGAGGAGCGCGCCGAGCTGTGGCCGCGCATCTCCGGTGACTTCCGGAACTACCGCGGCTACCAGGAGAAGACCGACCGGGAAATCCCGCTGGTGCTGCTGGAACCGCGGTAG
- a CDS encoding NAD(P)-dependent alcohol dehydrogenase, giving the protein MKAVQVVGYGENLRLTEVPAPEVTGPFDVVVRIGGAGVCRTDIHILEGQWAEKSGVTLPYTIGHENAGWVHAVGSAVSHVAEGDKVILHPLITCGLCRACRSGDDVHCAQSRFPGIDTHGGYAEYLKTSARSVVRIDDSLEPADVAALADAGLTAYHAAAKAARKLRPGDRCVVLGAGGLGHIGIQVLKALTAAELVVVDRNPEAVKLAGAIGADHGVVADGGHVDEVLALTGGDGAEVVLDFVGEGGATKDGVRMLRRAGDYHVVGYGENLDVPTIDIISAEINFIGNLVGSYTDLCELMALAARGLVRLHTAKYPLEGFQDALDDLEAGRIRGRAILTP; this is encoded by the coding sequence ATGAAGGCAGTACAGGTGGTCGGCTACGGGGAGAACCTGCGGCTGACCGAGGTGCCCGCCCCGGAGGTCACCGGCCCGTTCGACGTGGTCGTCCGGATCGGCGGCGCCGGGGTGTGCCGCACCGACATCCACATTCTCGAGGGGCAGTGGGCGGAGAAGTCCGGCGTGACGCTGCCTTACACGATCGGGCACGAGAACGCGGGCTGGGTGCACGCGGTGGGCAGCGCGGTGTCGCATGTGGCCGAAGGCGACAAGGTGATCCTGCACCCGCTGATCACCTGCGGGCTGTGCCGCGCCTGCCGGTCCGGTGACGACGTCCACTGTGCACAGTCGCGGTTCCCGGGCATCGACACGCACGGCGGTTACGCCGAATACCTCAAGACCTCCGCGCGCAGCGTCGTCCGGATCGACGACTCCCTCGAACCCGCCGACGTGGCCGCGCTCGCCGACGCCGGGCTCACCGCGTACCACGCGGCGGCGAAGGCGGCGCGCAAGCTGCGGCCGGGGGACCGGTGCGTGGTGCTCGGCGCCGGCGGGCTCGGGCACATCGGCATCCAGGTGCTCAAGGCGCTGACCGCGGCGGAACTGGTGGTCGTCGACCGCAACCCGGAGGCGGTCAAGCTGGCCGGGGCGATCGGCGCCGACCACGGGGTGGTCGCCGACGGCGGCCACGTCGACGAGGTGCTCGCGCTGACCGGCGGCGACGGTGCCGAGGTGGTGCTCGACTTCGTCGGTGAGGGCGGCGCGACGAAAGACGGCGTGCGGATGCTGCGGCGGGCGGGTGACTACCACGTTGTCGGCTACGGCGAAAATCTCGACGTCCCCACCATCGACATCATTTCCGCCGAGATCAACTTCATCGGCAACCTGGTCGGTTCCTACACCGACCTGTGCGAGCTGATGGCGCTGGCCGCGCGGGGCCTGGTCCGGCTGCACACCGCGAAGTACCCGCTCGAAGGCTTCCAGGACGCGCTCGACGACCTGGAAGCCGGGCGCATCCGGGGCCGCGCCATCCTCACCCCGTGA
- a CDS encoding iron-sulfur cluster assembly protein, which yields MLERQAWRALDAVLDPELDEPITELDFVRSLEVDGGRVTVHLRLPTAFCSPNFAYLMASDAKDVLSALPWTEEVVVRLDDHHDSDLINRGLAADAGYRGTFGDEAEESLDELRLIFRRKAHTAAMERSLTALIRQDPELRPHETTLGDLPAGPATDALLRRREALGLNTDPAAKVLVDEHGNPYPAEETPVRLRFARSVRISIEGNAHFCRGLLKTRYPEAKANA from the coding sequence ATGCTGGAACGCCAAGCCTGGCGGGCACTCGACGCGGTGCTCGACCCCGAACTCGACGAACCCATCACCGAGCTCGACTTCGTCCGCTCGCTCGAAGTCGACGGCGGCCGCGTGACGGTGCACCTGCGCCTGCCGACCGCGTTCTGCTCGCCGAACTTCGCCTACCTGATGGCCTCGGACGCCAAGGACGTGCTGTCCGCGCTGCCGTGGACCGAGGAGGTGGTGGTGCGCCTGGACGACCACCACGACTCGGACCTGATCAACCGCGGCCTCGCCGCCGACGCCGGTTATCGCGGCACTTTTGGTGACGAGGCCGAGGAAAGCCTCGACGAGCTGCGGTTGATCTTCCGGCGCAAGGCGCACACGGCCGCGATGGAGCGGTCGCTGACCGCGTTGATCCGGCAGGATCCCGAACTCCGGCCGCACGAAACGACCCTCGGCGACCTGCCCGCCGGGCCGGCGACGGACGCGCTGCTGCGCCGCCGCGAAGCGCTCGGGCTGAATACCGATCCGGCTGCCAAGGTGCTGGTGGACGAGCACGGAAATCCTTACCCCGCCGAGGAAACCCCGGTGCGCCTGCGGTTCGCGCGCTCGGTCCGCATCTCCATCGAGGGCAACGCGCACTTCTGCCGCGGCCTGCTGAAAACCCGCTACCCGGAAGCGAAGGCGAACGCATGA
- a CDS encoding amidohydrolase family protein, with protein MYSKDGENYFIVDAHIALWDARPENQLNIHGKQFIDCFYDYHRNLSPEPELWPYEDYLYYGGERLMKDLFEDGYVDHAIFQPARLGAFYKNGFGQTEEAFALASQHPDKLTYNHCFDPRFEQAGLEQLRRDADRFGLKGVKLYTAEWQGDSRGYKLDDPWSYRYLEACQELGIRNIHVHKGPTIRPLDRDAFDVADVDKVATDFTDLNFVVEHCGLPRLEDFCWIATQEPNVHAGLAVAMPFIHTRPRYFAQIIGELLYWLGEDRIQFSSDYALWTPRWLVERFVDFQIPADMTEYAPITVAQKKKVLGLNAAAMYGIEVPAGLGAETPVAV; from the coding sequence ATGTACAGCAAGGACGGCGAGAACTACTTCATCGTCGACGCGCACATCGCGCTCTGGGACGCCCGCCCGGAGAACCAGCTCAACATCCACGGCAAGCAGTTCATCGACTGCTTCTACGACTACCACCGGAACCTGAGCCCGGAGCCGGAGCTGTGGCCGTACGAGGACTACCTCTACTACGGCGGCGAGCGGCTGATGAAGGACCTGTTCGAGGACGGGTACGTCGATCACGCCATCTTCCAGCCCGCCCGCCTCGGCGCGTTCTACAAGAACGGCTTCGGCCAGACCGAAGAAGCCTTCGCGCTGGCCAGCCAGCACCCGGACAAGCTGACCTACAACCACTGCTTCGACCCGCGCTTCGAGCAGGCCGGTCTCGAGCAGCTGCGCCGCGACGCGGACCGCTTCGGGCTCAAGGGCGTCAAGCTCTACACCGCCGAGTGGCAGGGCGATTCGCGCGGTTACAAGCTGGACGACCCGTGGAGCTACCGCTACCTGGAGGCCTGCCAGGAGCTGGGCATCCGGAACATCCACGTCCACAAGGGCCCGACCATCCGCCCGCTGGACCGCGACGCCTTCGACGTGGCCGACGTGGACAAGGTGGCCACCGACTTCACCGACCTGAACTTCGTGGTCGAGCACTGCGGCCTGCCGCGGCTGGAGGACTTCTGCTGGATCGCCACGCAGGAGCCGAACGTGCACGCCGGGCTCGCCGTGGCGATGCCGTTCATCCACACGCGGCCCCGCTACTTCGCGCAGATCATCGGCGAACTGCTGTACTGGCTCGGCGAGGACCGGATCCAGTTCTCCAGCGACTACGCGCTGTGGACGCCGCGCTGGCTGGTCGAGCGGTTCGTCGACTTCCAGATCCCGGCCGACATGACCGAGTACGCGCCGATCACCGTGGCGCAGAAGAAGAAGGTGCTCGGGCTGAACGCCGCCGCGATGTACGGCATCGAGGTACCGGCCGGCCTGGGCGCCGAGACCCCGGTGGCGGTGTGA
- a CDS encoding helix-turn-helix domain-containing protein, with the protein MENRQLTPDRPRLRASWQRSERYGVSLDEVQPVFTGSVDTGSLLYECGYEVLSGLQATLANEPVSLMITDSAGLVLARLCNDNSINRSLDRVHLAPGFYFAERNAGTNGLGLALADRAPSLVRAEEHYCTGLRGYTCAAVPVLDPLTGELAGSVNLTTWSNSSSDLLLALAQAAAGNTTALMLARSAGRRMRPTPRGEVFHVYADRFQQADGGSCVSRLWSEAVAEAHTAFAAGRVVAVVGEPGSGKTALASMAHRQARPRERVLSARHPAPDDVDAWLTLWTPELEKDNTCVIVSGVDTLPAWAAGELAKLFTSVRCDSGRPQPFVLTAEDFGALPGPLGSLVDTVVEAPALRHRPADILPLARHFAERERGRPISFTAAASRALTEYHWPENVKQLKRVVRTAAARADVVDRRHLPAELFSSGAHRLSRLQALERDEIVRCLTEPGATVVRAAAELGMSRATIYRKMAQYEIKVPGR; encoded by the coding sequence GTGGAGAATCGGCAACTCACGCCCGACCGGCCACGACTGCGGGCGTCCTGGCAGCGCAGCGAGCGCTACGGGGTGTCACTGGACGAGGTCCAGCCCGTCTTCACCGGTTCGGTGGACACCGGTTCCCTGCTCTACGAATGCGGTTACGAAGTGCTCAGCGGACTGCAGGCCACGCTGGCGAACGAACCGGTCAGCCTGATGATCACCGACAGCGCCGGGCTGGTGCTGGCCAGGCTGTGCAACGACAACTCGATCAACCGTTCACTCGATCGGGTGCACCTGGCGCCGGGCTTCTACTTCGCCGAGCGCAACGCCGGCACGAATGGGCTCGGCCTGGCGCTGGCCGACCGCGCGCCCTCGCTGGTCCGTGCCGAGGAGCACTACTGCACCGGGCTGCGCGGGTACACCTGCGCGGCGGTGCCGGTGCTCGACCCGCTCACCGGTGAGCTGGCTGGCAGCGTCAACCTGACCACGTGGTCGAATTCTTCGTCGGACCTGCTGCTCGCGCTGGCGCAGGCCGCCGCGGGCAACACCACCGCGCTGATGCTGGCCCGCTCGGCCGGCCGCCGGATGCGGCCGACCCCGCGCGGTGAGGTGTTCCACGTCTACGCCGACCGGTTCCAGCAGGCCGACGGCGGATCCTGCGTGTCACGGCTCTGGAGCGAGGCGGTCGCCGAGGCGCACACGGCGTTCGCGGCGGGCCGGGTGGTCGCGGTGGTCGGTGAGCCGGGCTCGGGCAAAACCGCGCTCGCGTCGATGGCGCACCGCCAGGCGCGGCCACGCGAACGCGTGCTCAGCGCCCGCCACCCGGCGCCCGACGACGTGGACGCCTGGTTGACGCTGTGGACGCCGGAGCTGGAGAAGGACAACACCTGCGTGATCGTGTCCGGTGTGGACACCCTGCCCGCGTGGGCGGCTGGCGAGCTGGCGAAGCTGTTCACGTCGGTCCGCTGCGACAGCGGACGGCCGCAGCCGTTCGTGCTGACCGCCGAGGACTTCGGCGCGCTGCCCGGGCCGCTCGGCTCGCTGGTGGACACCGTGGTCGAGGCACCCGCGCTGCGGCACCGTCCCGCCGACATCCTGCCGCTGGCCAGGCACTTCGCCGAACGCGAGCGCGGACGGCCGATCAGCTTCACCGCCGCCGCGTCGCGGGCGCTGACCGAGTACCACTGGCCGGAGAACGTCAAGCAGCTCAAGCGCGTGGTCCGCACCGCGGCGGCACGCGCGGACGTGGTCGACCGGCGGCACCTGCCCGCCGAACTGTTCAGCTCGGGCGCGCACCGGCTGAGCCGGTTGCAGGCGCTCGAACGCGACGAGATCGTGCGCTGCCTGACCGAGCCGGGCGCCACCGTGGTGCGCGCGGCCGCCGAACTCGGCATGAGCCGGGCGACGATCTACCGGAAGATGGCGCAGTACGAGATCAAGGTGCCCGGCCGGTGA
- a CDS encoding nitroreductase/quinone reductase family protein → MNKQRLVTAFQRHVGNPILRRSPFQVLLETTGRKSGLPRRTPIGGRRVGDEFWFVSEFGEKSQYIRNIQADPSVRVRLRGRWYHGVAHLEPGDDARARLAALPRLNSAAVRVLGTDLLTVRVELSPGSR, encoded by the coding sequence GTGAACAAGCAGCGGCTGGTGACCGCGTTCCAGCGGCACGTCGGCAACCCGATCCTGCGGCGGTCGCCGTTCCAGGTGCTGCTGGAGACGACCGGGCGGAAGTCCGGCCTGCCGCGGCGGACCCCGATCGGCGGGCGGCGCGTCGGCGACGAGTTCTGGTTCGTCTCGGAGTTCGGCGAGAAGTCGCAGTACATCCGCAACATCCAGGCCGATCCGTCGGTGCGCGTCCGGCTGCGGGGCCGGTGGTACCACGGCGTCGCGCACCTCGAACCGGGCGACGACGCCCGTGCGCGGTTGGCCGCGTTGCCTCGCCTGAACAGCGCAGCGGTGCGCGTGCTGGGCACGGACCTGCTGACCGTCCGTGTCGAACTCAGCCCAGGATCGCGCTGA
- a CDS encoding TetR/AcrR family transcriptional regulator produces MAADLPGIVRLRDRREALTLRTILTAARGLFAERGYARTPIRLIAQQAGVAPQTIYAHFGSKAGVLGGLVDLLDDEAGLPDLVASVEDLPDPADLLGVLARASRQVRERCGDIVAILSSGAAVDPDIAATQAEGARRNRMGVEMVIERIRSAGHHVEPRAADIAVALMSAGVHDSLVGEAGWSLDDYEEWLRKTLVSAILG; encoded by the coding sequence ATGGCAGCGGACCTGCCGGGCATCGTCCGGCTGCGGGATCGGCGCGAAGCGCTGACCCTGCGCACGATCCTCACCGCGGCACGCGGGCTGTTCGCCGAACGCGGGTACGCGCGCACGCCGATCCGGCTGATCGCCCAGCAGGCCGGGGTCGCCCCGCAGACGATCTACGCGCACTTCGGCTCGAAGGCGGGCGTGCTCGGCGGGCTCGTCGATCTGCTCGACGACGAAGCCGGGCTGCCCGACCTGGTCGCCTCCGTCGAGGACCTGCCCGACCCGGCCGACCTGCTCGGTGTGCTGGCGAGGGCGAGCCGCCAGGTCAGGGAGCGCTGCGGGGACATCGTGGCGATCCTCAGCTCGGGCGCCGCCGTCGATCCGGACATCGCGGCGACCCAGGCCGAAGGCGCGCGCCGCAACCGGATGGGCGTCGAGATGGTGATCGAGCGCATCCGCTCGGCCGGGCACCACGTCGAGCCGCGAGCTGCCGACATCGCCGTCGCGCTGATGAGCGCGGGGGTGCACGACAGCCTGGTCGGCGAGGCGGGCTGGTCGCTCGACGACTACGAAGAGTGGCTGCGGAAGACCCTGGTCAGCGCGATCCTGGGCTGA